In a single window of the Coregonus clupeaformis isolate EN_2021a chromosome 10, ASM2061545v1, whole genome shotgun sequence genome:
- the LOC121575948 gene encoding small vasohibin-binding protein, producing the protein MESACRKDKPKLNSTPTRGDRAKQKSAQQELKQRTEIYALNKVMTELEQQQFEAFCKQMQSQGE; encoded by the exons ATGGAATCCGCCTGTCGCAAAGACAAGCCAAAACTGAATTCCACTCCTACCAGAGGCGACAGGGCTAAGCAGAAATCCGCCCAGCAGGAACTGAAACAGCGCACAGAG atCTACGCCCTGAATAAGGTGATGACCGAGCTGGAGCAGCAACAGTTTGAAGCCTTCTGTAAGCAGATGCAGTCCCAGGGAGAGTGA